In one window of Zingiber officinale cultivar Zhangliang chromosome 11A, Zo_v1.1, whole genome shotgun sequence DNA:
- the LOC122031303 gene encoding uncharacterized protein LOC122031303: MSADPSRRMVLGHGSTLRELAAPDGSHQPLCIEYPELEVHFELRSGIIHLLPKFHGHLGEDPNRHLQEFHVVCSTMKPQGISEEDIKLRAFPFSLADAAKDWLFYLPSGTITCWSDMRRVFLDKFFPASRTASIRKSICGIQQATSETLHEYWERFKRLCASCPQHQISDQLLIQYFYEGLLLMDRSMIDAASGGALVNKTPNDAREFIETMAANYQQFGTRPMVARGVHEAQILQPGQSRIESRLEEMLNRIELAAAQMTVNHQFQHQVVEPVQAMKICGFCASSWHSTDTFPSLQSDGCNSAAEQSVAVASVFPNRPQYQQSNQPIKYDPMSPTYNPRWRDHPNLRYGNISAAQQPFPQQIQNNNFSGNQRPPGFYNSTVPNIIQPFQQFQQPAHHFSSKKSLFPQPKLIFQYKT, translated from the coding sequence ATGTCTGCAGATCCTTCAAGAAGAATGGTACTTGGTCATGGCAGTACACTGAGGGAGTTGGCAGCTCCTGATGGTTCACATCAACCTCTTTGCATTGAGTATCCTGAGTTAGAAGTTCATTTTGAATTAAGATCAGGTATTATACACTTGTTGCCTAAATTTCATGGACATTTAGGTGAGGATCCAAATCGACACCTGCAGGAATTCCATGTGGTATGCTCTACAATGAAACCTCAGGGAATTTCGGAGGAGGATATTAAACTGAGAGCATTTCCATTTTCTTTGGCTGATGCAGCTAAAGACTGGCTATTCTATTTACCTTCAGGGACTATTacttgttggagtgatatgaggAGAGTATTTCTGGATAAATTTTTTCCTGCATCTAGAACAGCATCGATTAGGAAAAGCATTTGTGGAATTCAGCAAGCTACTAGTGAAACACTTCATGAATATTGGGAAAGATTTAAAAGGTTATGCGCAAGCTGTCCACAACATCAAATAAGTGATCAATTGTTAATTCAATATTTCTATGAAGGGTTATTGCTCATGGATAGGAGCATGATAGATGCTGCTAGTGGAGGAGCTTTGGTGAATAAGACACCTAATGATGCTAGGGAGTTTATAGAAACTATGGCAGCAAATTACCAGCAATTTGGTACAAGACCTATGGTAGCAAGGGGTGTTCATGAAGCCCAGATTTTACAACCAGGACAGAGTAGAATTGAGAGTAGATTAGAGGAAATGTTGAATAGAATTGAGTTGGCAGCAGCTCAGATGACAGTGAATCATCAATTTCAACATCAAGTTGTGGAGCCTGTGCAGGCAATGAAAATATGTGGATTCTGTGCCAGTAGTTGGCATTCAACAGATACTTTTCCCAGTTTGCAATCAGATGGATGCAATTCAGCAGCTGAGCAATCTGTAGCAGTAGCTAGCGTCTTCCCTAATCGTCCACAATATCAGCAAAGTAATCAACCAATTAAGTACGATCCTATGTCACCTACTTATAATCCAAGATGGAGAGATCATCCAAATCTGAGGTATGGAAATATTTCAGCTGCTCAGCAGCCTTTTCCACAACAAATTCAGAATAACAATTTTTCAGGAAATCAGAGACCACCAGGGTTTTACAATAGCACAGTTCCGAACATAATACAACCATTTCAGCAGTTTCAGCAACCTGCCCATCATTTTAGCAGCAAAAAAAGTCTTTTCCCTCAACCCAAACTGATTTTTCAGTACAAGACATGA